The window GGGCTGGTTGACCTTCGTCCTGGCCCGCCTGATGTCCCGGCTGAACCGATTTGCCGATTGACCTTCTCACCCTCATCTCAAGGACTCACTCATGCCTGCCCGTTTGCTGTCCATTCCTGCCGTCGCCGCCGCTTTGGACGTGGACCGGCGCACCGTCTATCGGTTCATCGCCGCCGGGGAACTGCCGGTGGTCGACCTGCGCACCGGAGCGGGCCGCTCTCGTGTCCGTGTCCCCGCTGCTGGGCTGGAGGAGTTCATCACCAGCAGGTCGGTCGCTGCCCCGCAGACCCGCCGCTGACCCCTCGCCGTCAGCTCAGCCCTCCACGTTCCCGAACAAAGGAGTAGTACCGCGTACCTGCGCAAGTTGAAGTCCGGCAAGTGGCAGGCGACCGTACGCAACCGGGCAGGAGACCGGTTCAGTGAATCCTTCCCCCTCAAGTCGCAGGCGCGCGCCTGGGGCACCGAGATGGAGACCCAGTTCGCCCGTGGAGGTATGCGCGATCCGCGGGCCGGTGAAATGTCGTTCCGCGAGTGGCACGACCGGTGGTGGAACGCCCGCATCGTTGAGCCCCACACGCTGCGAGGCGACGCCTCCAGCATCAAGAACCATGTCATGCCCTGCTGGGCGGACTGGGAGATGCGGGCCATCACTCGTATGGACGTCCAGAGCTGGATCCGGACCCTGGTCGAGAAGGGTGCGGGGGCCGCGGCGATCAAGCGGGCCTACAACCTGACGTCCTCTATAATGCGCGCGGCCGTCGACGACGACGTCTTGGCGGTGACCCCGTGCCGCAGCATCGACCTGCCCCAGATCGCGGTCAAGCCGCCGCAGTGGTTCACGCTCGACCAGGCGCAGAGCATCCTGGACGAACTCCCCGCCGCGTGGCGGACGATGTGCCTGCTCGGCTTCTACACCGGACTGCGCTGGGGAGAACTCTCTGGCCTGCATCGCCACCGCATCGACACACGTCGCTCGCGCCTGTTCGTGGTGGAGGTCAACACCAAGAGCGGTATCAAGGAGTACCCGAAGAGCTCCAAGAGCCGCCGGGAGGTCCCCCTCCCGCCCCACGTCATGGAGGCACTCGAACGCCATATCCACCGGCTCGACCGGGACGCCGTGGTGTTCACCACCATCACCAAGGGCCGTGCCGGACGCCTCCTCGCCGACAGCAACTGGCGCCGCCAGACCTGGTGGCCCACCGTCGAAGGTGCCCACTACTTCGACTCCGACGGCGAGCAGCAGCTCGTCCCGCACTATCCACCGCACTCCATGCGCCACACCTGCGCCTCGTGGCTGGTCCAGAAGGGAGTCTCGCTCTACGAGGTCCAGCACCTCCTCGGCCACGAGAGCTTCCAGACCACCCAGCGCTACGCGCACTTGCAACCGGACGCGCACAAGGCCGTCCTCGGAGCCTGGGAACGTCTCGACGTTCCGTTGACCATCGC of the Streptomyces sp. T12 genome contains:
- a CDS encoding site-specific integrase: MKSGKWQATVRNRAGDRFSESFPLKSQARAWGTEMETQFARGGMRDPRAGEMSFREWHDRWWNARIVEPHTLRGDASSIKNHVMPCWADWEMRAITRMDVQSWIRTLVEKGAGAAAIKRAYNLTSSIMRAAVDDDVLAVTPCRSIDLPQIAVKPPQWFTLDQAQSILDELPAAWRTMCLLGFYTGLRWGELSGLHRHRIDTRRSRLFVVEVNTKSGIKEYPKSSKSRREVPLPPHVMEALERHIHRLDRDAVVFTTITKGRAGRLLADSNWRRQTWWPTVEGAHYFDSDGEQQLVPHYPPHSMRHTCASWLVQKGVSLYEVQHLLGHESFQTTQRYAHLQPDAHKAVLGAWERLDVPLTIAA
- a CDS encoding helix-turn-helix domain-containing protein — its product is MPARLLSIPAVAAALDVDRRTVYRFIAAGELPVVDLRTGAGRSRVRVPAAGLEEFITSRSVAAPQTRR